A window of Pseudomonas monteilii contains these coding sequences:
- a CDS encoding Fis family transcriptional regulator, producing MQSTSLSRHASQVLTVARGAKSDAVSDPSIARSWLRCLDDYHLDPAVLQDPVVLEQAGLRERRERLQQVLDIASGELNSLHQQLAGAGHAVLLTDARGIILECVTAPTERRVFERAGLWLGADWSEAREGTNGIGTCLVERQPLTIHQDEHFRGRHTGLTCSASPVFDPHGDLLAVLDVSSAKAQVSRQSQFHTMSLVNLSARMIESCYFLRQYAHQWLLRFHPRAESVGLFSEGLLAFDEEGRVCAANQSALNLLAISREALLGQALTHWFRCDPQMLIQRAMPQGSTVWPLHTRDGRSLFASVRGPAVARPQGVAPPVQAVGEGLCLLDAGLREQFRRALRVFERDVPLLLQGETGVGKEAFAKAIHQASTRRQAPFVAINCASLPESLIESELFGYRGGSFTGARKDGMPGKLLQADGGTVLLDEIGDMPLALQTRLLRVLEERQVVPIGGQAQALDVRIVSATHRDLLEQVAQGSFREDLYYRLAGLEVELPAVRERTDTAHLLEVLLAQEAGDRPVRLEATARQRLLAFAWPGNVRQLRNVLRTLVALCDDGLIRFEDLPAAIRRSGVAEASPPVTSNCLEDAERAALLSTLEAHRWHMTRVAEQLGISRNTLYRKLRRHGIERRR from the coding sequence ATGCAGAGCACGTCCTTGAGCCGCCATGCCAGCCAGGTGCTGACCGTGGCGCGAGGCGCGAAGAGCGATGCCGTCAGCGACCCGTCCATCGCCCGGTCCTGGCTACGCTGCCTGGACGACTATCACCTCGATCCGGCCGTCCTGCAGGACCCGGTGGTGCTGGAGCAGGCCGGCCTGCGGGAGCGCCGCGAGCGCCTGCAGCAGGTGCTGGACATCGCCAGCGGCGAGCTGAACAGCCTGCACCAGCAACTGGCCGGGGCCGGGCATGCGGTGCTGCTGACCGATGCCCGAGGCATCATCCTCGAATGCGTCACCGCACCGACCGAACGCCGCGTGTTCGAGCGCGCCGGGCTGTGGCTGGGCGCGGACTGGAGCGAAGCGCGCGAGGGCACCAACGGGATCGGCACCTGCCTGGTCGAGCGGCAACCCTTGACCATCCACCAGGACGAGCACTTCCGGGGGCGGCACACCGGGCTGACCTGTTCGGCGAGCCCGGTGTTCGACCCCCACGGCGACCTGCTCGCCGTGCTCGACGTGTCCTCGGCCAAGGCCCAGGTGTCCCGGCAGAGCCAATTCCACACCATGAGCCTGGTGAACCTGTCGGCGCGGATGATCGAAAGCTGCTACTTCCTGCGCCAGTACGCGCACCAGTGGCTGTTGCGCTTCCACCCCCGCGCCGAGTCGGTCGGGCTGTTCAGCGAAGGGTTGCTGGCCTTCGATGAGGAAGGCCGCGTGTGCGCCGCCAACCAGAGCGCCTTGAATTTGCTGGCGATCAGCCGCGAAGCGTTGCTGGGGCAGGCGCTGACCCACTGGTTCCGCTGTGACCCGCAGATGCTGATCCAGCGCGCCATGCCTCAGGGCAGCACTGTCTGGCCGCTGCACACCCGCGACGGCCGCTCGCTGTTCGCCAGCGTGCGCGGGCCTGCCGTCGCCCGGCCCCAGGGCGTGGCCCCCCCGGTCCAGGCCGTGGGCGAGGGGCTGTGCCTGCTCGATGCCGGGCTGCGCGAGCAGTTCCGCCGGGCCTTGCGGGTCTTCGAGCGGGACGTGCCGTTGTTGCTGCAGGGCGAGACCGGCGTGGGCAAGGAGGCGTTCGCCAAGGCGATCCACCAGGCCAGCACGCGTCGGCAGGCGCCGTTCGTGGCCATCAACTGTGCGTCGTTGCCCGAGAGCCTGATCGAGAGCGAGCTGTTCGGCTACCGCGGTGGCAGCTTCACCGGCGCGCGCAAGGACGGCATGCCCGGCAAGCTGTTGCAGGCCGATGGCGGGACCGTGCTGCTGGACGAGATCGGCGACATGCCGCTGGCCTTGCAGACCCGCCTGTTGCGGGTGCTGGAGGAGCGCCAGGTGGTGCCGATTGGCGGCCAGGCACAGGCGCTGGACGTGCGTATCGTCAGCGCGACCCACCGCGACCTGCTCGAACAGGTCGCCCAGGGCAGCTTCCGGGAAGACCTCTATTACCGGCTCGCGGGGCTCGAAGTCGAGCTGCCGGCCGTGCGCGAGCGTACGGACACCGCGCACCTGCTGGAGGTGCTGCTCGCCCAGGAGGCCGGCGACCGTCCCGTGCGGCTGGAGGCGACGGCGCGCCAGCGTCTGCTGGCCTTCGCCTGGCCCGGCAACGTCCGGCAGTTGCGCAACGTGCTGCGCACCTTGGTGGCGCTGTGCGACGACGGGCTGATCCGGTTCGAGGACCTGCCGGCCGCGATCCGTCGGTCAGGTGTGGCCGAGGCCTCGCCACCCGTGACCAGCAACTGCCTCGAGGACGCCGAGCGCGCGGCCTTGCTGAGCACGCTCGAGGCCCACCGCTGGCACATGACCCGCGT
- a CDS encoding aldehyde dehydrogenase — protein sequence MRYAHPGTDGAQVSFKARYGNYIGGEFVAPVNGVYFTTTSPVNGQPIAEFPRSTADDIDKALDAAHAAAEAWGRTSVQDRSNTLLKIADRIEANLELLAITETWDNGKPIRETLNADIPLAVDHFRYFAGCLRAQEGAAAEINEGTVAYHFHEPLGVVGQIIPWNFPILMAAWKLAPALAAGNCVVLKPAEQTPLGITVLAELIGDLLPPGVLNIVQGFGREAGEALATSKRIAKIAFTGSTPVGSHIMKCAAENIIPSTVELGGKSPNIYFEDVMNAEPAFIDKAAEGLVLAFFNQGEVCTCPSRALVQESIYPQFMQVVMEKVKKIKRGDPLDTDTMVGAQASQQQFDKILSYLEIAQQEGAELLTGGKVEKLEGSLATGYYIQPTLLKGNNAMRVFQEEIFGPVVSVTTFKDEAEALAIANDTEFGLGAGVWTRDINRAYRMGRGIKAGRVWTNCYHLYPAHAAFGGYKKSGVGRETHKMMLDHYQQTKNLLVSYDINPLGFF from the coding sequence ATGCGTTACGCACATCCCGGTACCGACGGCGCCCAGGTCAGCTTCAAGGCCCGCTACGGCAACTACATCGGCGGCGAGTTCGTCGCACCGGTGAACGGCGTGTACTTCACCACCACGTCGCCGGTCAATGGCCAGCCGATCGCCGAATTCCCCCGTTCCACGGCCGACGACATCGACAAGGCCCTGGACGCCGCCCATGCCGCCGCCGAGGCCTGGGGCCGCACCTCGGTGCAGGACCGCTCCAACACCCTGCTGAAGATCGCCGACCGCATCGAGGCCAATCTGGAGCTGCTGGCCATCACCGAAACCTGGGACAACGGCAAGCCGATCCGCGAAACCCTCAATGCCGACATCCCCCTGGCAGTCGATCACTTCCGCTATTTCGCTGGCTGCCTGCGTGCCCAGGAAGGCGCGGCCGCGGAGATCAACGAAGGCACCGTGGCCTACCACTTCCATGAGCCCCTGGGCGTGGTCGGGCAGATCATCCCGTGGAACTTCCCGATCCTGATGGCCGCCTGGAAGCTGGCCCCGGCCCTGGCCGCCGGCAACTGCGTGGTGCTCAAGCCGGCCGAGCAGACGCCCCTGGGCATCACCGTGCTGGCCGAGCTGATCGGCGACCTGCTGCCGCCGGGCGTGCTCAACATCGTCCAGGGCTTCGGCCGTGAAGCCGGTGAAGCCCTGGCCACCAGCAAGCGCATCGCCAAGATCGCCTTCACCGGCTCCACCCCAGTGGGCTCGCACATCATGAAGTGCGCCGCCGAGAACATCATCCCCTCCACGGTGGAGCTGGGCGGCAAGTCGCCGAACATCTACTTCGAAGACGTCATGAACGCCGAACCGGCCTTCATCGACAAGGCCGCCGAAGGGCTGGTCCTGGCGTTCTTCAACCAGGGCGAGGTGTGCACCTGCCCGTCGCGCGCGCTGGTGCAGGAGTCGATCTACCCGCAGTTCATGCAGGTGGTGATGGAGAAGGTCAAGAAGATCAAGCGTGGCGACCCGCTGGACACCGACACCATGGTCGGCGCCCAGGCCTCGCAGCAGCAGTTCGACAAGATCCTCTCCTACCTCGAGATCGCCCAGCAGGAAGGCGCCGAGCTGCTGACCGGCGGCAAGGTCGAGAAACTCGAAGGCAGCCTGGCCACCGGGTACTACATCCAGCCGACCCTGCTCAAGGGCAACAACGCGATGCGCGTGTTCCAGGAAGAGATCTTCGGCCCGGTGGTCAGCGTGACCACGTTCAAGGACGAGGCCGAAGCCCTGGCGATCGCCAACGACACCGAGTTCGGCCTGGGCGCCGGCGTCTGGACCCGCGACATCAACCGCGCCTACCGCATGGGCCGTGGCATCAAGGCCGGTCGGGTCTGGACCAACTGCTACCACCTGTACCCAGCGCATGCGGCGTTCGGCGGTTACAAGAAGTCCGGCGTGGGGCGCGAAACCCACAAGATGATGCTCGACCACTACCAGCAGACCAAGAACCTGCTGGTCAGCTACGACATCAATCCGTTGGGGTTCTTTTAA